In Zunongwangia profunda SM-A87, the following proteins share a genomic window:
- a CDS encoding retropepsin-like aspartic protease gives MKKGFLLVTFLLFSTVFYAQHYTKEKIEIPFKLSPNGHIMIKASVNGVPGNFVFDTGAGMNLLTKDFADKIDSLEKTTHFYTGHRATGEAITSDLYQSEVLKIANFSIEDEQFAVYDIDFPLDGLISLTPLQHKAFTVNFEENKLVIESEESLRRRKENIKFEMPLEINNDRNVKVSVGTIVQLDSLELHVGLDSGAGFDVYRFNSRYMEALGIDSTQVESKYIPSSFKPEQGNQYYFAEVSRLSDLKVNAEQIGFRATFIDGLIYEGIMGINWIGEIITFDIPAKRILVN, from the coding sequence ATGAAGAAAGGATTTTTACTAGTTACATTTTTATTGTTTTCAACTGTTTTTTACGCACAGCATTATACCAAAGAAAAGATTGAAATTCCGTTTAAACTGAGTCCTAATGGGCATATTATGATCAAGGCAAGTGTAAATGGCGTTCCCGGTAATTTTGTTTTCGATACTGGGGCGGGTATGAATTTGCTCACCAAAGATTTTGCCGATAAAATCGATAGTCTTGAAAAAACAACTCATTTTTATACCGGTCATCGCGCCACCGGTGAAGCGATAACTTCAGATTTATATCAATCTGAGGTACTAAAAATAGCAAACTTCAGCATAGAAGATGAGCAATTTGCAGTGTATGATATCGATTTTCCGTTAGATGGATTAATTTCTTTAACCCCACTTCAGCACAAAGCTTTTACGGTCAATTTTGAAGAAAATAAACTGGTTATTGAATCTGAAGAATCACTTCGGCGAAGGAAAGAGAATATAAAGTTCGAAATGCCATTGGAAATTAATAATGACAGAAATGTAAAAGTGAGTGTTGGAACAATTGTACAACTGGATTCTTTAGAATTACACGTTGGTTTAGATAGCGGTGCCGGTTTTGATGTTTATCGTTTTAATTCCAGATATATGGAAGCCCTTGGGATTGATTCTACACAGGTAGAATCTAAATATATCCCGAGTTCTTTTAAGCCCGAACAAGGAAATCAGTATTATTTTGCGGAAGTATCCAGGCTTAGTGATTTAAAAGTAAATGCTGAGCAGATTGGTTTTCGAGCAACATTTATCGACGGACTAATCTACGAAGGGATTATGGGAATTAACTGGATTGGTGAAATAATTACTTTTGATATCCCAGCCAAACGTATACTGGTCAATTAA
- the thrA gene encoding bifunctional aspartate kinase/homoserine dehydrogenase I: MKQDLLQLQLKDFTTLSGSTQDITLSYHIFGQPLHSAPIVMINHALTGNSEVAGETGWWKDVVGKEKCIDTDKYTILAFNVPGNGYDGILIENYKDFVARDIARIFLLGLDSLKIDHLFALVGGSLGGGIAWEMAALSPEITDNLITVATDWKSTDWLIANCQIQELFLNNSKNPVHDARMHAMLCYRTPESFKSRFKRTTNEELQVFNVESWLLHHGAKLQERFQVGAYKLMNQLLKTIDVSRGRPELDKVLESIKANICIIGVDSDLFFTAEENRETYKQLAQSSNKVTYGEIHSLHGHDAFLIEFKQLENIIAGIFQKANKMKVVKFGGKSLANGEGINRVLEIIEEKIQNEERIAVVVSARGKTTDQLENLLEKASENEDFASAFEKFKAYQISEYDFVDFSEEFKSIEKLLEGVCLLGDYSPKIKDQLLSQGELMSAKLITEILKKRGYKANFTDSRQLIKTDDIFGNAQPLEVLSKENVVKHFEEFNGKTVNIVTGFIGSNAKNETTTLGRNGSNYTASLIANYLDAEELQNYTHVDGIYTANPDLVPSAQRIEQLSYNEANELANFGATILHAKTIIPLIEKNIPLRILNTFNNDNQGTLITAKPNKEGMKSLSVLEHTALLNLEGRGLLGKSGVDARIFRALGDAQISVSIISQGSSERGIGLVVDAENAIRAVKALEREFESDFYSKDVNKISVVDDVSVISIVGQDLSTFHKPYDALIRNQIVPLLFNNTVTGKNVSLVVKKSQLNKALNVIHGEIFEICKKINIAIFGHGTVGGTLISQILDSAASIEERKKVKLNIFAVSNSRKLLLHATGIGSEWKTQLEEAQQEASIDEVIKYAKLFHLENLIAVDNTASKEFVQHYNKLVDHGFDLVSSNKIANTLDFDFYAALRENLEKNQKQYLYETNVGAGLPLIDTIRILHLSGENITRIRGVFSGTLSYLFNTFSAEDRSFSSVLKEAIDKGFTEPDPREDLNGNDVGRKLLILARELDLHNEFTDVKINNLVPEDLRGGDAKTFVAKLEELDETYQKIKEEQKPNHVLRYIGDLSGDLQQDKGELEVKLVSVPDESSLGQVKGADSIFEIYTESYGDRPIVIQGAGAGAAVTARGVFGDILKLSEKK, from the coding sequence TTGAAACAAGATCTATTACAATTACAGCTTAAAGATTTTACCACATTAAGTGGCAGTACACAAGATATTACCCTGTCGTATCATATATTCGGTCAGCCGTTACATTCGGCACCTATTGTGATGATTAATCATGCGCTTACAGGGAATTCTGAAGTTGCCGGTGAAACCGGTTGGTGGAAAGATGTGGTTGGTAAAGAAAAATGTATAGATACCGATAAATATACCATCCTGGCATTTAATGTTCCAGGAAATGGTTATGACGGTATTTTAATCGAGAACTATAAAGACTTTGTCGCAAGAGATATTGCCAGAATATTTCTTTTAGGTTTAGATTCATTAAAAATCGATCATCTTTTTGCCTTAGTTGGTGGTTCTTTGGGTGGCGGAATTGCCTGGGAAATGGCGGCGCTTAGTCCAGAAATTACCGATAATTTAATCACGGTGGCCACAGATTGGAAATCGACTGACTGGCTTATCGCCAATTGCCAGATTCAGGAATTGTTTTTAAATAATTCTAAAAATCCGGTGCATGATGCGCGCATGCATGCGATGCTGTGTTACCGAACCCCGGAGTCGTTTAAATCCCGTTTTAAAAGAACCACAAATGAGGAACTTCAGGTTTTTAATGTAGAAAGCTGGTTGCTACATCACGGCGCGAAACTTCAGGAACGTTTTCAGGTGGGAGCTTACAAATTAATGAATCAACTTTTAAAAACTATCGATGTTTCCCGTGGCCGTCCAGAATTGGACAAAGTATTGGAGAGTATTAAAGCCAATATTTGCATTATTGGGGTCGATTCAGATCTCTTTTTTACAGCAGAAGAAAACAGGGAAACTTATAAGCAGCTAGCGCAAAGCAGCAATAAAGTGACGTATGGCGAAATTCATTCATTACACGGTCATGATGCATTTTTAATCGAATTTAAACAACTGGAGAATATAATTGCAGGCATTTTTCAAAAAGCAAATAAAATGAAAGTAGTAAAGTTTGGCGGAAAATCTCTAGCCAACGGAGAAGGTATCAATAGGGTTTTAGAAATTATAGAAGAAAAGATTCAAAATGAAGAGCGTATTGCAGTGGTGGTTTCAGCACGAGGAAAAACCACAGATCAGCTTGAAAATTTACTGGAGAAAGCATCAGAGAACGAAGATTTTGCTTCAGCTTTCGAGAAGTTTAAAGCCTATCAGATTTCCGAATATGATTTTGTAGATTTTTCCGAAGAATTTAAAAGTATCGAGAAGCTACTTGAAGGTGTTTGTTTGCTTGGTGATTATAGCCCTAAAATTAAGGATCAGTTACTTTCTCAGGGAGAACTAATGTCGGCTAAATTGATTACTGAAATTTTAAAAAAACGTGGTTATAAAGCCAATTTTACCGATAGCCGCCAGTTGATAAAAACCGATGATATTTTTGGAAATGCTCAGCCTTTAGAGGTGCTTTCTAAAGAAAATGTCGTAAAGCATTTTGAAGAATTCAATGGTAAAACGGTGAATATCGTGACTGGTTTTATTGGGTCGAATGCTAAAAATGAAACCACCACTTTGGGGAGGAATGGTAGTAATTATACGGCTTCTTTAATCGCGAATTACCTGGATGCCGAAGAGTTACAAAATTATACGCATGTAGATGGAATTTATACAGCAAATCCAGATTTAGTGCCAAGTGCACAACGCATCGAACAGCTGTCTTATAACGAAGCGAATGAGCTTGCGAATTTTGGAGCGACGATTTTACATGCAAAAACAATAATTCCGTTAATCGAAAAGAATATTCCGCTTCGTATCCTGAATACCTTTAATAATGATAATCAGGGCACTTTGATCACGGCAAAACCAAATAAAGAAGGAATGAAATCCCTTTCGGTTTTGGAGCATACAGCCTTGCTAAATCTAGAAGGTCGTGGTCTACTCGGGAAATCTGGTGTGGATGCAAGGATTTTCCGAGCGCTTGGGGATGCACAAATAAGTGTAAGTATTATTTCCCAGGGTTCTTCGGAAAGAGGGATTGGTTTGGTGGTTGATGCTGAAAATGCCATACGGGCCGTAAAAGCTTTAGAACGAGAATTTGAAAGTGATTTTTATTCTAAAGACGTCAACAAAATTTCAGTAGTCGATGATGTTTCGGTGATCTCAATCGTTGGTCAGGATCTAAGTACTTTCCATAAACCATACGATGCCTTAATCAGGAACCAGATCGTGCCGTTGCTTTTCAATAATACGGTAACGGGGAAAAACGTGAGTTTGGTGGTGAAAAAATCTCAGCTTAACAAAGCCTTAAACGTAATTCACGGAGAGATCTTTGAGATTTGTAAAAAGATTAATATCGCGATTTTTGGTCACGGAACGGTTGGGGGCACTCTAATAAGTCAGATTTTAGATTCGGCTGCTTCAATCGAGGAGCGTAAAAAGGTAAAACTGAATATTTTTGCTGTTTCGAATTCCAGAAAATTATTGCTTCATGCTACCGGAATTGGTTCAGAATGGAAAACGCAACTGGAAGAGGCGCAGCAAGAAGCTTCAATTGATGAAGTAATTAAATACGCGAAATTATTCCACCTGGAAAACCTGATTGCGGTAGATAATACGGCCAGTAAGGAGTTTGTTCAGCATTATAATAAACTGGTAGATCATGGTTTTGATTTGGTCTCTTCCAATAAGATTGCAAATACTTTAGATTTTGATTTTTATGCAGCACTGCGCGAAAACTTAGAGAAAAATCAGAAACAATATCTATATGAAACCAATGTTGGTGCAGGTTTACCTTTAATTGATACCATAAGAATTTTACATCTTTCCGGAGAGAATATTACCAGGATTCGTGGTGTTTTTTCAGGAACTCTAAGTTATTTATTCAATACTTTTTCTGCGGAAGATCGATCCTTTAGTAGTGTGTTGAAAGAAGCCATCGACAAAGGATTTACTGAGCCGGATCCTCGGGAAGATTTAAACGGAAATGATGTTGGTCGAAAATTATTGATTTTGGCCAGGGAACTTGACCTTCATAATGAGTTTACTGATGTGAAAATAAATAATCTGGTGCCGGAAGATTTACGTGGTGGTGATGCAAAAACATTTGTAGCGAAATTGGAAGAATTAGATGAGACTTATCAGAAAATAAAAGAAGAGCAAAAACCTAATCATGTTTTACGATATATAGGTGATTTGTCGGGAGATTTGCAGCAGGATAAAGGAGAGTTAGAAGTAAAACTGGTTTCTGTGCCTGATGAAAGTAGTTTAGGGCAGGTAAAAGGAGCCGATTCTATTTTTGAAATTTATACCGAATCCTATGGCGATCGCCCAATCGTGATTCAGGGAGCTGGCGCGGGTGCTGCCGTAACTGCTCGTGGTGTATTTGGTGATATTTTAAAACTTTCAGAAAAGAAATAG
- the metF gene encoding methylenetetrahydrofolate reductase [NAD(P)H]: MKVTEHIENAKGKTLFSFEIVPPQKGKNIQELYDNIDPLMEFNPPFIDVTTSREEHIYIKREDGLLERKITRMRPGTVGICAAIKQKYDVDTIPHVLCGGFTKEETEYVLVDCHYLGIENVMALRGDAMKHQRYFEPTTGGHCYANELVGQIKDLSKGKYLNEVIDSDNHADFCVGVAGYPEKHLESPSLETDLKKLKAKVDAGADYVVTQMFFNNQAYFEFVEKAKQMGINVPIIPGIKPIAVKKHLQLLPHVFSIDLPQDLIDNVEACKNNKEVREVGIEWAIQQTKELKEAGVPVLHFYSMGKSSNIKKIAEAVF; this comes from the coding sequence ATGAAAGTAACCGAGCATATAGAAAACGCAAAAGGAAAAACTCTTTTTTCATTTGAAATTGTTCCTCCACAAAAGGGAAAAAATATTCAGGAATTATACGATAATATCGATCCTTTAATGGAATTTAATCCGCCATTTATAGATGTAACGACTTCTAGAGAAGAGCATATCTACATTAAGCGGGAAGATGGATTGCTAGAACGTAAAATTACCAGAATGCGTCCCGGTACAGTTGGTATTTGTGCGGCAATAAAGCAAAAGTACGATGTAGATACTATTCCGCATGTGCTTTGCGGTGGGTTTACAAAAGAAGAAACCGAATATGTGTTAGTAGATTGTCATTATTTAGGAATCGAAAATGTGATGGCATTACGAGGTGATGCGATGAAACATCAGCGTTATTTTGAACCTACAACTGGTGGACATTGTTATGCCAATGAGCTTGTAGGTCAAATTAAAGACCTATCCAAAGGAAAATATTTAAATGAAGTTATTGATTCTGATAATCATGCCGATTTTTGTGTTGGGGTGGCCGGTTATCCTGAGAAGCATTTAGAATCACCTTCTTTAGAAACCGATCTTAAAAAATTAAAAGCAAAGGTAGATGCCGGCGCCGATTATGTGGTGACTCAAATGTTTTTTAATAATCAGGCGTATTTTGAGTTTGTAGAGAAAGCAAAGCAAATGGGCATAAATGTACCTATAATCCCTGGCATTAAACCTATTGCTGTAAAGAAGCATTTACAATTGCTACCGCATGTATTTAGCATTGATCTGCCACAAGACCTAATTGATAATGTAGAGGCTTGTAAGAATAATAAAGAAGTCAGAGAAGTGGGAATCGAATGGGCGATTCAACAAACAAAAGAATTGAAAGAAGCGGGAGTACCGGTACTACATTTCTATTCGATGGGAAAAAGCTCGAATATTAAAAAGATTGCTGAAGCGGTATTTTAG